One window from the genome of Gimesia aquarii encodes:
- a CDS encoding FoF1 ATP synthase subunit delta/epsilon, whose translation MAQEFRFLLVTPETTLLDLSIQSLRCTLFDGQIGILPGRMPMVGRLGHGELVYKSTDGTESNYFIDGGFLQVQGNVISVLTEQALPISELDAAEAEKLLEEALARPAIGDDQCDARERDQDRARAMLTLANQK comes from the coding sequence ATGGCACAAGAATTTCGCTTTTTATTAGTGACACCGGAAACAACTCTGTTAGATCTCTCGATCCAGAGCCTGCGATGTACTTTGTTTGATGGACAAATCGGGATTCTACCAGGCCGCATGCCGATGGTCGGTCGACTCGGCCATGGTGAACTTGTCTACAAATCTACAGATGGAACAGAGAGCAATTACTTTATTGATGGTGGTTTTTTACAAGTTCAAGGCAACGTCATTTCCGTTTTGACAGAACAAGCGCTTCCCATCAGCGAACTGGACGCCGCAGAAGCTGAAAAACTTCTAGAAGAGGCACTAGCCAGACCGGCTATTGGTGATGATCAATGTGATGCCCGCGAACGAGATCAAGATCGTGCACGGGCTATGCTGACGCTGGCGAATCAAAAGTAG
- a CDS encoding BlaI/MecI/CopY family transcriptional regulator, translated as MARPKAKEITERELELMHVFWDRNQSETETELTVSDVRDALQKKGRDLAYTTVATLVRILMEKDFLEQTNEERPFLYRAVRSFDEVSGSMLGDMIQKVFGGSREKLLVRLMEERRLTKKELKALEDILREKP; from the coding sequence ATGGCCAGGCCAAAAGCGAAAGAAATAACTGAACGTGAGTTAGAGCTCATGCATGTTTTCTGGGATCGGAATCAGTCAGAAACCGAGACAGAATTAACCGTCTCTGATGTGCGTGACGCCCTGCAAAAGAAGGGACGCGATTTAGCTTATACCACTGTAGCAACTTTGGTCAGGATCCTGATGGAGAAGGATTTTCTGGAGCAGACGAATGAGGAGCGTCCTTTTCTGTACCGCGCAGTCCGTTCATTTGATGAAGTTTCCGGCAGTATGCTGGGCGATATGATTCAGAAAGTGTTTGGTGGCTCGCGTGAAAAATTACTGGTGCGGCTGATGGAGGAACGAAGGCTGACGAAAAAGGAACTCAAGGCTCTGGAAGACATTTTACGGGAGAAGCCCTAA
- a CDS encoding mandelate racemase/muconate lactonizing enzyme family protein, producing MRIAKLSAYQVRIPLRRKIKHASFSRSESDSIIIRCQLEDGTVGWGESVPREYVTGETVDSVFSHYENTDFHSLLGADWNSLDELVKICQQIALPKLAGAEPEYTRRGCFGNAARCALEVSLIDAATRASGESFSSIFKHLQQHQSLFQPHQPVRYSAVLTSMRPAKQYLLSIMYRFTGFKHCKVKVGIPEIDDRTLLKHCRSFLGSKMDLRVDANEAWTRAILEQKAADFASFQISSLEQPVPHCEISSLKNIVNEISIPVMLDESLCSMSDAETAISNGYCDSFNLRISKLGGIIPTLDIAHLAQQSGRQYQLGCQVGETGILSAVGRHLASAVKGITFLEGSYDRYLLTENVINEDISFKWGGFAPPLAGPGLGITVNEDRLKKLTCREQHWKFS from the coding sequence ATGAGAATTGCCAAACTTTCGGCATATCAGGTACGAATCCCATTACGTCGGAAAATCAAGCACGCATCATTTAGTCGCTCGGAATCGGATTCCATTATCATTCGCTGTCAATTAGAAGATGGGACGGTCGGCTGGGGTGAGTCTGTTCCACGCGAGTATGTAACAGGAGAGACTGTCGATTCTGTTTTTTCTCACTATGAAAATACAGATTTTCATTCATTATTGGGTGCTGATTGGAATTCATTGGATGAATTGGTCAAGATCTGCCAGCAGATCGCTTTACCGAAGTTAGCAGGTGCCGAACCTGAATACACACGAAGAGGCTGCTTTGGAAACGCTGCTCGTTGTGCTCTGGAAGTCAGTCTGATTGATGCAGCGACTCGAGCAAGCGGCGAATCCTTTTCGTCAATTTTCAAACATCTGCAACAGCATCAAAGCCTGTTTCAACCACATCAGCCCGTTCGTTATAGTGCTGTGCTCACTTCCATGCGGCCTGCGAAACAATATTTACTATCAATCATGTATCGTTTCACTGGATTCAAACATTGCAAAGTGAAAGTAGGAATTCCAGAGATTGATGATCGAACGTTATTGAAACATTGTCGATCATTTCTTGGCAGCAAGATGGATTTGCGAGTCGATGCAAATGAAGCATGGACCAGAGCAATACTCGAACAAAAAGCCGCCGACTTCGCATCATTTCAGATTAGCTCTCTAGAACAACCTGTACCACATTGTGAAATCTCATCTCTGAAAAATATCGTAAATGAGATCTCAATCCCAGTTATGCTCGATGAGTCATTATGTAGCATGTCTGATGCAGAAACGGCTATTTCGAACGGCTATTGTGATTCTTTTAATCTCCGTATCTCAAAGTTGGGAGGGATCATTCCAACTCTGGATATAGCACATCTGGCTCAGCAGTCAGGACGACAATATCAACTCGGATGTCAGGTTGGTGAAACGGGGATCCTTTCGGCAGTTGGTCGACATCTCGCATCAGCCGTCAAGGGAATCACGTTTTTGGAGGGAAGCTATGATCGTTATCTATTAACCGAAAACGTGATTAATGAAGACATATCATTTAAATGGGGAGGGTTTGCTCCACCATTAGCAGGCCCAGGACTGGGCATCACAGTCAACGAAGATCGGCTCAAAAAACTCACTTGTAGAGAACAGCATTGGAAGTTCAGTTAA
- the hpnH gene encoding adenosyl-hopene transferase HpnH encodes MGVPLSQMWTVAKYVLTQRIKGVKRYPLVLMLEPLFRCNLACAGCGKIQFPSHILKQHLSPEQCFQAVDECGAPIVSIPGGEPLLHPQMPEIVAGLIERKKFVYLCTNAILLEKHLANYPPSKYLTFSIHLDGIREDHDAAVCRDGIYDKAISAIKAAVKAGHRVTTNSTLFDNADPERVRQMFDELAELGIESMMLSPGYQYEKAPDQEHFLKRNQTIQKFREILATPKKQWKFNHSPLFLEFLKGNWELECTPWGNPTYNIFGWQKPCYLLEEGYAGTFEELMSSTRWEQYGRKSGNSKCRDCMVHCGHEPTAVDQTFSSWSGFLKVVSLTLFGAKDSNKPIRDYSTDNIPAPHYTVGDRELVQLEFTPAEDESCEEEALNLSS; translated from the coding sequence GTGGGCGTTCCCCTTTCCCAAATGTGGACCGTAGCAAAGTATGTTTTGACACAACGCATAAAAGGTGTAAAGCGTTATCCGCTGGTATTGATGCTGGAGCCCCTGTTTCGCTGCAATCTCGCTTGTGCCGGTTGTGGTAAGATTCAATTTCCCTCGCATATTTTGAAGCAGCATTTGAGTCCTGAGCAATGTTTTCAAGCCGTTGATGAATGTGGTGCTCCGATTGTCTCAATTCCTGGTGGCGAGCCATTATTACATCCTCAAATGCCAGAAATTGTTGCTGGGCTCATTGAGAGAAAAAAATTCGTTTATCTTTGTACAAACGCAATCTTACTCGAAAAACATTTAGCGAACTATCCGCCTTCGAAATATCTCACATTTTCGATTCATCTGGATGGGATTCGAGAAGACCACGATGCAGCTGTCTGTCGAGATGGCATCTACGATAAAGCGATCAGTGCCATCAAAGCTGCCGTTAAAGCAGGGCACCGTGTGACGACGAACTCGACGCTCTTCGATAATGCAGATCCAGAGCGTGTACGACAAATGTTTGATGAGTTAGCAGAATTAGGGATTGAAAGCATGATGCTCTCTCCCGGGTACCAATATGAGAAAGCGCCTGACCAGGAGCATTTCTTAAAACGTAATCAGACGATTCAAAAATTCCGAGAGATTCTCGCAACTCCGAAAAAACAGTGGAAATTTAATCATTCGCCATTATTTTTGGAGTTTTTAAAAGGGAACTGGGAGTTAGAATGCACGCCGTGGGGTAATCCGACCTATAACATTTTTGGCTGGCAAAAACCCTGCTATCTTTTGGAAGAAGGCTATGCAGGTACCTTTGAAGAGTTGATGAGTTCAACTCGGTGGGAGCAGTATGGTCGCAAAAGTGGGAACTCGAAGTGCCGTGATTGTATGGTGCATTGTGGACATGAACCTACGGCAGTGGATCAAACCTTTTCCTCATGGAGTGGCTTTTTGAAAGTGGTTTCGCTTACGTTATTTGGAGCGAAAGATTCCAACAAACCAATTCGAGACTACTCGACTGATAATATTCCGGCCCCACATTATACTGTAGGGGATCGTGAACTAGTTCAACTGGAATTCACGCCTGCGGAAGATGAATCATGTGAAGAAGAGGCATTGAATCTTTCAAGCTAA
- a CDS encoding M56 family metallopeptidase has product MHDLGVSVVWLSLQVTIVAVASAFLYLILCSRGPLLRSLVISSSMLITLLLASMAFSPWPKWSIERTQQSIAQVPQMNQRVIAKANTVVAESDSINSNVAPVKLESVWSSAWSGFVAGLENKHPVENLEEPYSWPAIIGFLFLGGISLGLTRLCVGYFLLKQELKHTTDLNGTDVRELLDGLLREHNYSSTIRLRETQRLATAAVVGWWRPVILLPHAWRTWSVDQMTAVLTHELSHILQRDFLSNLCAEISRSIYFYHPLMHWLAARLRLEQELVADAEAARSSGGTDSYLVILAEMAMAQSNRSVRGPARAFLPTQSTFLRRIDMLRDKAPFRGTVTHTTRVVAVTCIMLIGIVAVGIRGDRIIQAQDTAPKVGISSKQKVEQSKLSMDYVPNHALGVIAVRPAEILSEEVMKPIRNLLDAEERKQHGFSVLGLKLAEINAATIIFLPPEADKKLPESVAVIQTKQKIDRKKLMEKFSRSQLIETTYLDKSYHKTRAVNGESLLFVNDRTAIVANKEKSLQQIVQAMQHGGSNRWSKQWQTVENNSLAALFNIRLAREIIWKNQSNLVIINPMIQGLVSPIWENTDVLLLGLTINKKIDLTSMLYQEKNGESIKKTLEAILTLSSNMLDQMKQNIGSNNVQERLSLMSLMDIAEKMIKSTKVTQKGENISFTISLPDDSGIQMVAVLLPAVLQAREAARRTQSMNNLKQIMLALHNYYTVHKHFPPAVVIGPNGKTPHSWRVAILPYLGQEALYDEYQKNQPWDSEQNLKVLAKMPDVYRSPAEDGTTNNTSYFAVVGKNTAFGKSSKVTGFGAGGGDGAAGGFGGFGGKGGAGGKAGGVGGKGGAGGGAGGIGGKGGAGGGAGGAGGGLFGGGGRGRRQRGVNDKSGVSFIDITDGTSNTIAIVEAKRDIPWTKPEDIKFDGKKIPKFGGFYQGGFIAGFCDGSVRFLSENIDQKTLKNLLTINDGYPVKIP; this is encoded by the coding sequence ATGCATGACCTTGGTGTAAGCGTTGTCTGGTTGAGCCTGCAAGTAACCATTGTTGCTGTTGCCTCAGCTTTTTTGTATCTGATTTTGTGCAGTCGAGGCCCGTTGTTACGGTCGCTCGTGATTTCTTCATCGATGTTAATAACCCTGTTGTTAGCCTCGATGGCATTCAGTCCCTGGCCCAAATGGAGTATTGAAAGAACACAGCAGTCGATAGCTCAAGTCCCGCAAATGAATCAGAGGGTAATCGCCAAAGCAAACACAGTAGTGGCTGAATCTGATTCGATTAATTCAAATGTTGCGCCCGTCAAGTTAGAATCAGTGTGGAGTTCTGCCTGGAGTGGATTCGTAGCAGGTCTTGAAAATAAGCATCCTGTCGAAAACTTAGAGGAACCGTACTCGTGGCCTGCGATCATTGGGTTCTTGTTTCTTGGGGGGATCTCACTAGGGTTAACTCGTCTCTGTGTGGGCTATTTTCTTTTAAAACAAGAATTGAAGCATACGACTGATTTAAATGGCACCGACGTGCGGGAGCTCCTGGATGGTCTTTTAAGGGAGCACAATTACTCGTCAACAATTCGTTTGCGCGAGACTCAACGATTAGCAACAGCAGCGGTTGTTGGCTGGTGGCGTCCGGTGATCTTGTTGCCCCATGCTTGGCGCACATGGTCTGTTGATCAAATGACTGCAGTATTGACACACGAACTGTCACACATTCTTCAGAGAGATTTCTTGTCCAATCTTTGTGCAGAGATTAGCCGGTCGATCTATTTCTATCATCCATTAATGCATTGGCTGGCGGCACGGCTACGGCTGGAACAGGAACTTGTCGCTGATGCGGAGGCTGCACGTTCGTCAGGAGGCACGGATTCGTATTTAGTGATTCTCGCCGAGATGGCAATGGCACAATCCAATCGAAGTGTGCGGGGACCTGCCCGCGCATTTTTACCCACACAGTCCACTTTTTTAAGGCGAATTGACATGCTTAGAGATAAAGCTCCTTTTAGAGGAACCGTCACTCACACGACTCGTGTTGTTGCTGTCACATGTATTATGTTAATTGGCATTGTGGCTGTTGGAATTCGGGGGGATCGAATTATTCAGGCACAGGACACTGCTCCCAAAGTGGGGATCTCTTCGAAACAAAAGGTTGAACAGAGCAAATTGAGCATGGATTATGTTCCCAATCATGCTCTGGGAGTAATCGCAGTACGACCGGCAGAGATTCTTTCAGAAGAGGTGATGAAACCAATTCGAAATTTGCTTGATGCAGAAGAACGTAAGCAGCACGGCTTTAGTGTGTTAGGACTGAAGTTAGCTGAGATCAATGCTGCGACAATCATTTTTTTACCTCCAGAAGCTGATAAGAAATTACCTGAGTCAGTTGCTGTGATTCAAACGAAGCAAAAAATCGATCGCAAAAAATTGATGGAGAAATTCAGTCGGAGCCAACTGATTGAAACGACCTACCTGGATAAATCATATCACAAAACAAGGGCTGTCAATGGTGAATCATTGTTGTTTGTAAATGATCGAACGGCGATCGTTGCCAACAAAGAGAAATCGCTTCAACAAATTGTTCAAGCGATGCAGCATGGTGGTTCGAATCGCTGGTCAAAGCAATGGCAGACTGTTGAAAATAATTCTCTGGCAGCACTGTTTAATATTCGATTGGCTCGTGAGATTATCTGGAAAAATCAGTCAAATCTAGTGATCATCAATCCCATGATTCAGGGGCTTGTCTCTCCAATCTGGGAAAATACTGATGTTTTATTACTAGGCTTAACTATAAACAAAAAGATTGATCTGACATCTATGTTATATCAGGAAAAAAATGGTGAGAGCATCAAAAAAACTCTGGAAGCAATTCTCACGCTCTCATCAAATATGCTTGACCAAATGAAACAGAATATCGGTAGTAACAATGTACAAGAGCGATTGTCACTGATGTCTTTGATGGACATTGCCGAAAAGATGATCAAGTCAACGAAGGTGACTCAAAAAGGTGAAAACATCAGTTTCACGATATCGCTGCCAGATGATTCTGGTATTCAGATGGTTGCTGTCCTTTTACCCGCAGTTTTGCAGGCGCGTGAAGCAGCCCGCCGTACCCAGTCCATGAATAACCTGAAGCAAATTATGCTGGCATTGCATAATTATTATACAGTTCATAAACACTTTCCTCCAGCAGTTGTTATCGGACCGAATGGCAAAACTCCCCACAGTTGGCGAGTGGCAATCTTGCCGTATCTGGGACAAGAAGCATTGTACGATGAGTATCAAAAGAACCAACCATGGGACAGCGAGCAAAATCTCAAAGTACTTGCGAAAATGCCGGATGTGTATCGAAGTCCTGCTGAAGACGGCACTACAAATAATACATCCTATTTTGCTGTCGTAGGTAAGAATACAGCGTTTGGAAAGAGTTCCAAAGTTACTGGTTTCGGTGCAGGGGGAGGGGACGGCGCTGCCGGTGGTTTCGGAGGATTCGGTGGTAAAGGAGGAGCTGGTGGTAAAGCAGGAGGAGTTGGTGGTAAAGGGGGGGCCGGTGGCGGTGCAGGAGGAATTGGTGGTAAAGGAGGGGCTGGTGGCGGTGCTGGAGGAGCCGGTGGCGGCCTATTCGGTGGAGGAGGAAGGGGCCGTCGTCAGAGGGGAGTGAATGATAAAAGCGGTGTGAGTTTTATCGATATCACAGATGGTACATCGAACACCATTGCCATTGTTGAAGCAAAGCGAGATATTCCATGGACAAAACCGGAAGATATCAAATTCGATGGTAAGAAAATACCGAAATTTGGTGGCTTTTATCAAGGTGGTTTTATTGCCGGGTTCTGTGATGGTTCAGTCAGATTTCTCTCAGAGAATATTGATCAAAAGACATTGAAGAACTTGCTTACAATCAACGATGGTTACCCTGTAAAAATCCCATGA